Proteins encoded in a region of the Eubalaena glacialis isolate mEubGla1 chromosome 20, mEubGla1.1.hap2.+ XY, whole genome shotgun sequence genome:
- the FGL1 gene encoding fibrinogen-like protein 1 produces the protein MAKMISFILLTTLLVMGRESWALENCLQEQARLRAQVHQLETRVKQQRVKIAQLLHEKEVQFLDKGEENSVIDLGGKRQYADCSEIFNDGYKQSGFYQIKPLQSPAEFSVYCDMSDGGGWTVIQRRSDGSENFNRDWNDYENGFGNFVQKNGEYWLGNRNLHLLTTQGDYTLKINLADFEKNSRYAQYRNFKVGDEKNSYDLHIGEYSGTAGDSLAGNFHPEVQWWASHKRMKFSTWDRDNDNYEGNCAKEDQSGWWFNRCHSANLNGLYHAGPYTAKTDNGIVWHTWHGWWYSLKSVVMKIRPNDFIPNIV, from the exons ATGGCGAAGATGATCAGTTTCATCCTTCTCACCACTCTTCTGGTAATGGGCAGGGAAAGCTGG GCTCTCGAGAACTGCCTGCAGGAGCAGGCGCGGCTCAGAGCCCAGGTGCACCAGCTTGAGACCCGGGTCAAGCAGCAGCGGGTCAAGATCGCGCAGCTTTTGCATGAGAAGGAAGTCCAGTTCCTTGATAAAGGAGAGGAGAATAGCGTCATTGACCTTGGAGGCAAGAGGCAATACGCAG ATTGTTCAGAGATTTTCAATGATGGGTATAAGCAGAGTGGATTTTACCAAATCAAACCTCTCCAGAGCCCAGCAGAATTCTCTGTTTATTGTGACATGTCCGATGGAGGAGGATGGACTGTAATTCAGAGACGATCTGATGGCAGTGAGAACTTTAACAG aGACTGGAATGACTATGAAAATGGCTTTGGAAATTTTGTCCAAAAAAATGGTGAATATTGGCTGGGTAATAGAAATCTTCACTTATTGACTACACAAG gagactACACATTAAAAATCAACCTTgcagattttgaaaaaaatagccGTTATGCACAATATAGAAATTTCAAAGTTGGAGATGAAAAG AATTCCTATGATTTGCATATTGGGGAATATTCTGGAACAGCTGGAGACTCCCTTGCAGGGAATTTTCATCCTGAAGTGCAATGGTgggccagtcacaaaagaatgaaattcagcACATGGGACAGAGATAACGACAACTATGAAGGGAACTGTGCAAAAGAAGATCAGTCTGGCTGGTGGTTTAACAG GTGTCACTCTGCAAACCTGAATGGTTTATATCACGCTGGCCCCTACACGGCTAAAACGGACAATGGGATAGTCTGGCACACCTGGCATGGATGGTGGTATTCCTTGAAATCTGTGGTTATGAAAATTAGGCCAAATGATTTTATTCCAAATATTGTTTAA